A portion of the Mesobacillus sp. AQ2 genome contains these proteins:
- a CDS encoding Gfo/Idh/MocA family oxidoreductase, with protein MVRFGVVGTNWITEAFIKGARHQKDFKLAAVYSRSEDRAADFAGKFGVDTVFTDLEEMAKSDAIDAVYLASPNSLHASQAIMLMENGKHVLCEKAIASNSRELNDMIRAAKENQVVLMEALKSTLMPNFKAVQQNLGKIGTIRRYFASYCQYSSRYDKYKEGTVLNAFNPEFSAGSLMDIGIYCIYPLVVLFGEPKSIQANGYILESGVDGEGSLILKYDEMDAVIMFSKITDSTLPSEIHGENGCIRIDKISTPTKVEILYRDGSSEDLSVKQLEDNMFYEAEEFITLIQQGKLESVNNSLENSRITMKILDEARLQMGVSFPSDK; from the coding sequence ATGGTGCGTTTCGGAGTGGTAGGAACAAATTGGATTACGGAAGCGTTTATTAAAGGAGCACGCCATCAGAAGGATTTTAAGCTGGCTGCAGTATATTCCCGTTCAGAGGACCGTGCTGCGGACTTTGCAGGGAAGTTCGGAGTGGATACCGTTTTTACAGACCTGGAAGAGATGGCGAAAAGCGATGCCATTGATGCTGTCTACCTTGCCAGCCCAAATTCTTTGCATGCCAGCCAGGCGATCATGCTAATGGAAAATGGCAAGCATGTTCTTTGTGAAAAAGCGATCGCGTCTAACAGCCGCGAACTGAACGATATGATCCGAGCGGCAAAAGAAAATCAAGTTGTTTTGATGGAGGCGCTGAAATCGACCTTGATGCCGAACTTCAAGGCAGTCCAGCAAAACCTGGGCAAAATTGGCACAATCAGAAGGTACTTCGCAAGCTATTGCCAGTATTCTTCCCGCTATGACAAATATAAAGAAGGTACCGTCCTGAACGCATTTAACCCGGAATTCTCGGCAGGTTCGCTGATGGATATCGGTATTTACTGCATTTATCCGCTCGTTGTCTTGTTTGGAGAGCCAAAGTCTATCCAGGCAAATGGCTACATACTTGAGTCAGGAGTTGATGGGGAAGGAAGCCTGATTTTGAAGTATGATGAAATGGATGCTGTCATCATGTTTTCGAAAATCACTGATTCAACACTCCCTTCTGAAATACACGGTGAGAACGGCTGCATCAGGATTGATAAAATCAGCACTCCTACAAAAGTAGAAATCCTTTACCGTGATGGAAGCAGTGAAGATCTGTCAGTAAAACAGCTTGAGGATAATATGTTTTATGAAGCAGAGGAATTCATTACATTGATCCAGCAAGGAAAACTGGAGTCGGTAAACAATTCGCTTGAAAACTCAAGGATCACCATGAAAATCCTTGATGAAGCCAGATTGCAAATGGGTGTCAGCTTCCCGAGCGACAAATAG